In one Phyllostomus discolor isolate MPI-MPIP mPhyDis1 chromosome 8, mPhyDis1.pri.v3, whole genome shotgun sequence genomic region, the following are encoded:
- the WDR81 gene encoding WD repeat-containing protein 81 yields the protein MAPGSRGREVALTSGVQGWSPPPSPDMLELLQSVERDLNIDARQLAPAPGGNHVVALVPARWLASLRERRPPGPCPRAEGLSEAEVRTLLQRSVHRLPPGWTRVEVHGLRKRRLSYPLSGGLTFEEGTCSPETLNRFMKDVAAQNCRNLWRHAYHTYGQPYSHSPAPSAVPALDSVKQALQRVYGCSFMPVGETTQCPSYAKDGPCPPKGSPACPSLLRAEALLESLEMLYVVHPYVQFTLHDVVTFSPAKLTNSQAKVLFILFRVLRAMDACHRHGLACGALSLHHISVDEKLCSELRLDLSAYEKLEEDENEETPVARDRAGTDCREEGGGGPGCPTCQEELRGLVLDWVHGRISNFHYLMHLNRLAGRRQGDPNYHPVLPWVVDFTIPHGRFRDLRKSKFRLNKGDKQLDFTYEMTRQAFVAGGAGGGEPPHVPHHISDVLSDITYYVYKARRTPRPVLCGHVRAQWEPHEYPASMERMQSWTPDECIPEFYTDPSIFCSIHPDMPDLDVPAWCSSSQEFVAAHRVLLESREVSQDLHHWIDLTFGYKLQGKEAVKEKNVCLHLVDAHTHLANYGVVQLFDQPHPQRLAGTPALAPEPPLISRLLFQTIQESTGREDFPGQLTNGVGRLVLEATPCEAGWVRDRPVAGEDDLEQATEALDSISLAGKAGDQLGPSCSSSQASGLLSFSVASASRPGRKNKVAGADPGEGEEGKILLPEGFNPVQALEELEKLGSFLTKGLGGQLEVPEQPQVQPTVQLQDFFHRDMQALGVLLAEMVFATRVRTLQPDVPLWVRFEAVRGLCTRHSKEVPVSLQPVLDMLLQLSEPEGPVGARRGKMGPLFEYRPVSKGLPPASPAQLLSPFSSVVPFPPYFPALHKFILLYQARRVEDEAQGRELVFALWQQLGAVLSDITPEGLEILLPFVLSLMSEEHTAVYTAWYLFEPVAKALGPKNANKYLLKPLIGAYESPCRLHGRFYLYTDCFVAQLIVRLGLQAFLIHLLPHVLQVLAGVEASQEESKGLVGAAEDEESGLPGARPSSCAFEEEIQMDGEPAASSGLGLPDYTSGVSFHDQADLSETEDFQAGLYVAESPQPQEPEAMSLGQLSDKSSASETSLGEERAAEEGGAPVDKSSLRSGDSSQDLKQSEGSEEEEEEGCVVLEEEEEEGEQDEVTGTSELTLSNTVLSMDTVVMDDGGAHGEEEEEPLNEQSEGQEQKILLDTACKMVRWLSAKLGPTVASRHVARNLLRLLTSCYVGSTRQQFTVSSGDSLPLSAGNIYQKRPVLGDIVSGPVLSCLLHIAHLYGEPVLTYQYLPYISYLVAPGSTSSPSRLNSRKEAGLLAAVTLTQKIIVYLSDTTLMDILPRISHEVLLPVLSFLTSLITGFPSGAQARTVLCMKTISLIALICLRIGQEMVQQHLSEPVATFFQVFSQLHELRHQDLKLDPVGRSEGQLPEVVFSDGQQRLVDPTLLDELQKVFTLEMAYTIYVPFSCLLGDIIQKIIPNHELVGELAGLYLESISPNSRSPTSVEPTLPSTGLELDPQGGGCPQDDSYSGTFGSVLVGNRIQIPDDSQPESPGPLGPISGVGSGGLGSKSEDNALKLELPRSAHMLSGNWLAYWQYEIGVSQQDAHFHFHQIRLQSFPGHSGAVKCVAPLSSEDFFLSGSKDRTVRLWPLYNSGDGTSETAPRLIYAQHRKSVFFVGQLEAPQHVVSCDGAVHVWDPFTGKTLRVVEPSDSRVPLTAVAVMPAPHTSITMASSDSTLRFVDCRKPGLQHEFRLGGGLNPGLVRSLAVSPSGRSVVAGFSSGFMVLLDTRTGLVLRGWPAHEGDILQIKAAEGSVLVSSSSDHSLTVWKELEQKPTHHYKSASDPVHTFDLHGSEVITGTVANKIGVCSLLEPPSQATTKLSSENFRGTLTSLALLPTKRHLLLGSDNGVVRLLA from the exons ATGGCCCCAGGAAGCAGGGGACGGGAAGTCGCTCTTACCTCCGGGGTACAGGGCTGGTCCCCGCCCCCAAGCCCTGACATGTTGGAGCTGCTCCAGAGCGTGGAAAGGGACCTGAACATCGATGCCCGGCAACTGGCGCCAGCCCCCGGGGGGAACCACGTGGTGGCCCTAGTGCCAGCGCGCTGGCTGGCCAGCCTCCGCGAGCGCCggcccccggggccctgcccccGGGCAGAGGGCCTGAGCGAAGCGGAAGTCAGGACTCTCCTGCAACGATCCGTGCACAGGCTGCCTCCAGGCTGGACTCGAGTAGAGGTGCACGGACTGCGGAAAAGGAGGCTGTCCTACCCGCTGAGCGGCGGCCTGACCTTTGAGGAGGGCACCTGCAGCCCTGAGACTCTCAATCGCTTCATGAAGGATGTGGCTGCCCAGAATTGTCGCAACCTGTGGCGCCATGCATATCATACTTACGGGCAGCCCTATAGTCATAGCCCTGCACCCTCAGCTGTCCCTGCCCTGGACTCAGTAAAACAAGCCCTGCAGAGGGTCTATGGCTGCTCTTTCATGCCAGTGGGTGAAACTACCCAATGCCCATCATATGCCAAAGATGGCCCCTGTCCTCCGAAGGGCAGCCCCGCCTGCCCCAGTCTTTTGAGAGCGGAGGCCCTACTGGAGTCGCTGGAGATGCTGTATGTGGTGCACCCTTACGTGCAGTTCACCCTGCATGATGTGGTCACCTTCAGCCCTGCCAAGCTGACCAACAGCCAAGCCAAGGTGCTCTTCATTCTCTTCCGTGTGTTAAGGGCCATGGATGCCTGTCACCGCCATGGACTAGCCTGTGGGGCCCTATCTTTGCACCACATCTCTGTGGATGAGAAACTTTGCAGTGAGCTCCGGCTGGACTTGAGTGCTTATGAGAAGCTGGAGGAGGATGAGAATGAGGAGACACCTGTAGCAAGGGACAGGGCAGGCACTGAttgcagagaggaaggaggaggaggacctggATGTCCTACCTGCCAAGAGGAACTCAGGGGCCTTGTGCTAGACTGGGTCCATGGCCGCATCAGCAACTTCCACTACCTCATGCACCTGAATCGGTTGGCAGGTCGGCGGCAGGGGGATCCCAACTACCACCCAGTATTGCCCTGGGTGGTGGACTTCACCATACCCCACGGGCGCTTCCGAGACCTGCGCAAGTCCAAGTTCCGCCTCAATAAGGGAGATAAGCAGCTGGACTTCACATACGAGATGACGCGGCAGGCGTTTGTAGCAGGTGGTGCGGGTGGCGGGGAACCCCCTCATGTTCCTCATCACATCTCAGATGTGCTGTCTGACATCACATACTATGTGTACAAGGCTCGGCGCACACCCCGGCCGGTGCTTTGTGGACATGTACGGGCCCAGTGGGAGCCCCATGAGTACCCTGCCAGCATGGAGCGTATGCAGAGCTGGACACCCGACGAGTGTATCCCTGAATTTTACACTGATCCCTCTATCTTCTGCTCCATTCACCCTGACATGCCTGACCTGGATGTGCCAGCCTGGTGCAGCTCCAGCCAGGAGTTTGTGGCTGCCCACCGGGTACTGCTGGAGAGCCGTGAGGTATCCCAGGACCTTCACCACTGGATCGATCTCACCTTCGGCTACAAGCTCCAGGGCAAGGAAGCTGTGAAGGAGAAGAATGTGTGTCTGCACCTGGTGGACGCCCACACACACCTGGCCAACTATGGTGTGGTGCAGCTCTTTGATCAGCCACACCCTCAGCGCCTGGCTGGGACCCCTGCCCTTGCTCCTGAGCCTCCCCTCATCTCTAGACTGTTGTTCCAGACCATCCAGGAGAGCACAGGCCGAGAGGACTTCCCAGGGCAGCTTACAAATGGGGTGGGCAGGCTGGTATTGGAGGCCACTCCCTGTGAGGCGGGCTGGGTCAGAGACAGGCCTGTGGCAGGGGAAGATGACTTGGAGCAAGCCACAGAAGCTCTGGATTCCATCTCCCTTGCTGGGAAAGCAGGTGACCAGCTgggcccctcctgctcctccagtCAAGCCTCAGGCCTCCTGTCTTTTTCAGTGGCCTCGGCATCTCGACCAGGCCGCAAGAACAAAGTTGCTGGGGCAGACCCTGGGGAAGGTGAGGAAGGGAAGATTCTTCTTCCGGAGGGCTTCAATCCCGTACAGGCCCTGGAAGAGCTGGAGAAGCTAGGCAGCTTTCTGACCAAGGGCCTAGGGGGCCAGTTGGAGGTGCCTGAGCAGCCCCAGGTGCAGCCAACTGTGCAGTTGCAGGACTTCTTCCATCGGGACATGCAGGCACTGGGTGTCCTATTGGCAGAGATGGTGTTTGCCACCAGGGTCCGAACACTGCAGCCTGATGTGCCTTTGTGGGTACGCTTCGAGGCTGTTCGGGGGCTGTGTACACGCCATTCCAAGGAGGTCCCCGTGTCTCTGCAGCCCGTGCTGGACATGCTCCTGCAGCTGAGTGAACCTGAAGGCCCTGTGGGAGCCAGGAGGGGCAAGATGGGTCCACTGTTTGAGTACAGGCCTGTCTCCAAGGGATTGCCCCCAGCTAGCCCGGCCCAGCTTCTCAGCCCCTTCAGCTCTGTGGTTCCCTTCCCTCCATACTTCCCAGCACTACACAAGTTCATCCTCCTCTACCAGGCAAGGCGTGTGGAGGATGAGGCTCAGGGCCGAGAGCTGGTCTTTGCTCTGTGGCAGCAGCTGGGTGCAGTGCTGAGTGACATCACCCCTGAGGGCCTGGAGATCCTGCTACCCTTTGTGCTGTCACTCATGTCTGAGGAGCACACTGCTGTGTATACGGCCTGGTACCTGTTTGAACCTGTTGCCAAGGCACTAGGCCCCAAAAATGCTAATAAGTACCTACTGAAGCCTCTCATTGGTGCCTATGAGAGCCCCTGCAGGCTCCATGGCCGCTTCTACCTGTATACTGATTGTTTTGTGGCCCAGCTGATAGTGCGTCTGGGCCTGCAGGCTTTTCTCATCCACCTGCTGCCCCATGTCCTGcaggtgctggctggtgtggagGCCTCCCAGGAGGAAAGCAAGGGCCTGGTAGGGGCTGCTGAGGATGAGGAAAGCgggctcccaggggccaggcccagcTCCTGTGCCTTTGAGGAGGAGATTCAGATGGATGGGGAGCCTGCTGCTTCCTCGGGTCTGGGGCTCCCAGATTATACATCCGGTGTCAGCTTCCACGACCAGGCAGACCTCTCTGAGACAGAGGACTTCCAAGCTGGGCTCTATGTGGCTGAGTCTCCGCAGCCCCAGGAGCCTGAGGCTATGAGCCTGGGCCAGCTGAGTGACAAGAGCAGTGCCAGTGAGACCTCCCTGGGCGAGGAGCGGGCTGCAGAAGAAGGGGGTGCCCCTGTGGACAAGAGCAGCCTCAGGTCAGGTGACAGCAGCCAGGACTTGAAGCAAAGTGAAGgttcagaggaggaggaggaggaaggctgtGTGGtgttggaggaggaagaggaggagggagagcaagATGAAGTCACTGGGACATCTGAGCTCACTCTCTCCAACACGGTGCTCTCCATGGATACGGTTGTGATGGATGATGGCGGGGCacacggggaggaggaggaggagccactGAACGAGCAGTCGGAGGGCCAAGAACAGAAGATCCTTCTTG ATACGGCCTGCAAGATGGTCCGCTGGCTGTCTGCCAAGCTGGGCCCAACTGTGGCCTCTCGCCACGTGGCTCGCAACCTGCTCCGCCTGCTGACATCGTGTTACGTTG GGTCCACTCGGCAGCAGTTCACAGTGAGCAGTGGTGACAGCCTCCCACTGAGTGCCGGCAACATCTACCAGAAGAGACCAGTCCTGGGTGATATAGTGTCGGGGCCCGtgctcagctgcctcctccaCATTGCCCATCTGTACGGGGAGCCCGTCCTCACCTACCAGTACCTGCCCTACATCAGCTACCTG GTGGCCCCAGGTAGCACGTCAAGCCCCAGTCGACTGAACAGCCGCAAGGAGGCCGGGCTGCTGGCAGCGGTGACTCTGACCCAGAAGATCATTGTGTACCTCTCGGACACCACCCTCATGGACATCCTGCCCCGTATCAGCCACGAGGTCTTGCTGCCTGTGCTCAGCTTCCTCACTTCCCTCATCACAGG GTTCCCAAGTGGAGCCCAGGCCCGGACTGTCCTGTGTATGAAAACCATCAGCCTCATCGCCCTCATCTGCCTGCGAATCGGGCAGGAGATGGTCCAGCAGCACCTGAGCGAGCCTGTGGCCACCTTCTTTCAAGTCTTTTCCCAGCTGCATGAGCTTCGGCACCAA GATCTGAAGCTGGATCCCGTGGGCCGCAGTGAGGGCCAGCTGCCGGAGGTGGTCTTCTCTGATGGGCAGCAGAGGCTGGTAGACCCCACCCTGCTGGATGAGCTGCAGAAGGTGTTCACCTTAGAGATGGCGTACACAATCTACGTGCCTTTCTCCTGCCTGTTGG GTGACATCATCCAGAAAATCATCCCTAACCACGAGCTGGTGGGAGAGCTGGCGGGGCTGTATTTGGAGAGCATCAGCCCGAACAGCCGCAGCCCTACCAGCGTAGAGCCCACTCTGCCCAGCACTGGCCTTGAGTTGGACCCCCAGGGTGGTGGCTGCCCCCAGGATGACAGCTACTCGGGGACCTTTGGGAGCGTCCTAGTTGGGAACCGCATCCAGATCCCTGATGACTCTCAGCCCGAGAGCCCCGGCCCCCTGGGCCCTATCTCTGGAGTGGGCAGTGGAGGCCTTGGCAGCAAAAGCGAGGACAATGCGCTGAAGCTGGAGCTGCCGCGGAGCGCCCACATGCTGAGTGGGAACTGGCTGGCGTACTGGCAGTACGAGATTGGTGTGAGCCAGCAGGATGCCCATTTTCACTTCCACCAGATCCGCCTGCAGAGCTTCCCGGGCCACTCGGGGGCTGTCAAGTGTGTGGCTCCCCTGAGCAGTGAGGACTTCTTCCTGAGTGGCAGCAAGGACCGCACCGTGCGCCTCTGGCCACTCTACAACTCGGGGGATGGCACCAGCGAGACGGCCCCACGCCTCATCTATGCCCAGCACCGCAAGAGTGTCTTTTTCGTGGGCCAGCTTGAGGCGCCACAGCATGTGGTGAGCTGTGACGGGGCTGTGCACGTCTGGGACCCCTTCACAG GGAAGACCCTTCGCGTAGTGGAGCCGTCGGACAGTCGGGTGCCCCTGACCGCCGTGGCTGTCATGCCTGCTCCCCACACCAGCATCACCATGGCCAGCTCTGACTCAACCCTGCGCTTCGTGGACTGCAGGAAGCCTGGCCTGCAG cacgAGTTCCGCCTGGGCGGCGGGCTGAACCCTGGGCTGGTCCGCTCCCTGGCCGTTAGTCCCAGTGGCCGCAGCGTTGTGGCCGGCTTCTCCTCGGGCTTTATGGTGCTCCTGGACACCCGTACAGGCCTGGTTCTACGAGGCTGGCCTGCCCATGAGGGGGACATCCTGCAGATCAAG GCAGCGGAGGGCAGCGTCCTGGTCAGCTCCTCCTCTGACCACTCCTTGACCGTCTGGAAGGAGCTGGAGCAGAAACCCACACACCACTACAAGTCGGCGTCCGACCCCGTCCACACCTTCGACCTGCACGGCAGCGAGGTTATCACAGGCACCGTGGCCAACAAGATCGGGGTCTGCTCCCTGCTTGAGCCACCCTCCCAGGCCACCACCAAGCTCAGCTCTG
- the TLCD2 gene encoding LOW QUALITY PROTEIN: TLC domain-containing protein 2 (The sequence of the model RefSeq protein was modified relative to this genomic sequence to represent the inferred CDS: inserted 2 bases in 1 codon), whose protein sequence is MISRGGGCTVAPITAQPSDPGRDLGKVTADSKGPAPAHRALAPSGLLMTGASFTALRGMHWVLQLLPTPGSAAQDPWKWQNICISLVHSLLTGAGALLGLLLCPQMAADPIHGRWPWALMLVAVPVGHFLADGADTLWNQTLGQAWDLLCHHLVVRLRERLNRKGGVPRLRTPVSSLAYVLPLILAPQAVSCLSTTILSGHYVGFSMVSLLLELKSXKKLLLLSHQAPSLAFIVASWATLATLALFCLVPLGWMGLWFIQQHHQVPAALVVLGGTGPATVGATSITLGVCILARDALWPWSHSPIPGHQGM, encoded by the exons atgaTCAGCAG GGGCGGTGGCTGCACGGTTGCTCCAATCACCGCCCAGCCGAGTGATCCTGGACGAGACCTTGGAAAAGTTACAGCAGATTCCAAAGGCCCGGCG CCTGCCCACCGGGCCTTGGCGCCCTCAGGGCTCCTTATGACCGGTGCCTCCTTCACCGCCCTCCGCGGGATGCACTGggtgctgcagctgctgcccacaCCGGGATCTGCTGCTCAGGACCCTTGGAAGTGGCAAAACATCTGTATCTCCCTGGTGCACAGCCTGCTCACAGGGGCCGGGGCACTGCT TGGGCTGTTGCTATGCCCTCAGATGGCTGCTGACCCTATTCACGGCCGCTGGCCCTGGGCCTTGATGCTGGTGGCTGTACCTGTAG GTCATTTCCTGGCTGATGGAGCTGACACGCTGTGGAACCAGACCTtgggccaggcctgggacctTCTCTGTCACCATTTGGTGGTGAGACTCAGGGAGAGGCTAAACAGGAAGGGAGGTGTGCCCAGACTGAGGACCCCAGTCTCTTCATTGGCTTATGTCCTG CCTCTGATCCTGGCTCCCCAAGCAGTGAGCTGCCTCAGCACCACCATTCTCTCTGGCCACTATGTGGGCTTCTCTATGGTGTCTCTACTCCTAGAGCTGAAGTC TAAGAAGTTACTACTGCTTTCTCACCAGGCCCCATCCTTGGCCTTCATTGTGGCCAGCTGGGCCACATTGGCCACCCTGGCCCTTTTCTGCCTGGTACCCCTGGGGTGGATGGGTCTGTGGTTCATCCAGCAACACCATCAGGTGCCTGCTGCTCTGGTTGTCCTTGGTGGAACTGGACCGGCCACTGTGGGAGCCACGAGCATCACGCTAGGTGTTTGCATTTTGGCCAGGGATGCCCTGTGGCCTTGGTCTCATTCACCCATCCCTGGGCACCAGGGCATGTGA